The genomic interval TCCGACCCCAAAAGAGCCAACTTGAAATTAACGCTTCTATCTTTCACCCGTCCTATTATTGAAAGGATGTCAAAATAAGAAATCTCACCGCTGACAAATATGACATCATCAATTTTCTTCTCACGGATTATCCTCTCAACCATTGAAATCCCACCTATAACTTCAACACCATCAACCCTTTGCCCAACATTTTTCATATCAAGTTCAACTATCCCTACAATCTTGACATTTTCACCCGTTTTCCCCTTCAACTTCCTTATCAGCATCCTCGCATTTTCTCCCGAACCAACAACTATCACCCTCCTTGCATCAATCCTTACATTTATAAAAGGAATCCTACCGAAAACCCTCACGATAAACCTCCACCCGGGGAGAAAAATAGAATTAAATAAAGTCATCGCAAGAAAAATCATCCTGCTGAAAGCATAATCCTTGAATAGAAAAGTCATCGTTGAAAGTATAAGCGAAGAAAACCAAACTGAAACCAATGTGTATCCAATTGAAAACTTTCTGTTAGTATAAACCCCAAACGAATAAAGCGTAAACAAAACTACAACTGGTGGGACAATCAAAACTTCTGGATAGGCATATTTCGGAAGGGCAAATATCGCACCAAACCTCAAAAATTCGCCGATCAAAAACGAGAATATTACGAAAACGAAATCAACGAACATCTCCCAATAATTTTTAAAGACCTTGCCTAAAAAAGCAGCAAATCCCCTGACAAAAATTCCAACTCTCAATATAACATTTAAAAGAGCGAACTCTTTGAAATGTTTCTTAACAAAAATTCTCATCGCATCGTAAAAAACCTTGACCTCGTCAATATTACTTCTTTTTGTGCTCTCCCCTTTGAAGTGAATTATTTGAGTCGTCGGAACATAATAAATTTTCCAGCCGGCTTTTTTTATCCTGTAACACCAATCAATATCCTCCCCATACATAAAAAAGTCCTCATCAAGCCCGCCAACCTTTTCATAAACTTCCCTTCTTATCATCATAAACGAACCACTCACAGCATCAACCTCAACGATTTCATCAGGGTCAAGATATGTGAGGTTATACTGGGCGAAAATTTTACTCTTTGGGAAAACTCTCGCAAGCCCAACCATCTTCGTGAAAGCAACCCATGGCGTTGGAAAACTCCTACGACAAGCAAGCTGAAGCGTCCCGTCCGGATTTAAAACTTTAC from Candidatus Thermokryptus mobilis carries:
- a CDS encoding glycosyltransferase → MGVDLSIIIVNYNVKEFLESALNSIKKATVGINAEIFVVDNASEDGSVEMVRQKFPEVNLIVNKENVGFARANNQALKLAKGKYILLINPDTIVQEDTFRVLISFLESHPECGMVGCKVLNPDGTLQLACRRSFPTPWVAFTKMVGLARVFPKSKIFAQYNLTYLDPDEIVEVDAVSGSFMMIRREVYEKVGGLDEDFFMYGEDIDWCYRIKKAGWKIYYVPTTQIIHFKGESTKRSNIDEVKVFYDAMRIFVKKHFKEFALLNVILRVGIFVRGFAAFLGKVFKNYWEMFVDFVFVIFSFLIGEFLRFGAIFALPKYAYPEVLIVPPVVVLFTLYSFGVYTNRKFSIGYTLVSVWFSSLILSTMTFLFKDYAFSRMIFLAMTLFNSIFLPGWRFIVRVFGRIPFINVRIDARRVIVVGSGENARMLIRKLKGKTGENVKIVGIVELDMKNVGQRVDGVEVIGGISMVERIIREKKIDDVIFVSGEISYFDILSIIGRVKDRSVNFKLALLGSDLILSKGSVDSLDDIPVLDIDYNINKFLNRFSKRVFDIIFSLPLLIFVYPLVYFKKIFGAGVGDFGEKILLLPKVLKGNLSLVGRPLDSPDGEVFLGKKGLTGIVQIQDSENLSHDEIERLNIFYARNQSLALDIEILIRAFLKLISNKAKK